Proteins from a genomic interval of Micromonospora sp. NBC_00389:
- a CDS encoding saccharopine dehydrogenase C-terminal domain-containing protein has translation MRVLLVGAGGVGSAAVAIAARRSYFETMVVADHDPGRAERAIAGHGDRFVAAQVDASSADAVAALCREHRITHVLNAVDPRFVMPIFDGAFAAGADYLDMAMSLSHPHPSHPYAETGVMLGDEQFAVSDAWSRAGRLALCGIGVEPGLSDVFARYAADELFSEIDEIGVRDGANLTVDGYDFAPSFSIWTTIEECLNPPVVWEKDRGWYTTEPFSEPEVFHFPEGIGPVECVNVEHEEVLLIPRWVKARRVTFKYGLGDEFIEVLKTLHKLGLDAASPVRVRGVEVSPRDVVAACLPDPATLGERMRGKTCAGTWVRGLGPDGQPREVYLYHVVDNEWSMREYGHQAVVWQTAVNPMVALELLATGVWSGVGVLGPEALPPMPFLDLLTAYGSPWGMEER, from the coding sequence ATGCGTGTCCTCCTCGTCGGCGCCGGTGGCGTCGGCTCCGCCGCCGTAGCCATCGCCGCCCGACGCTCCTACTTCGAGACCATGGTGGTCGCCGACCACGACCCGGGCCGCGCCGAGCGGGCGATCGCCGGGCACGGTGACCGCTTCGTCGCCGCCCAGGTGGACGCCTCGTCGGCCGACGCGGTCGCCGCGCTCTGCCGGGAGCACCGGATCACCCACGTGCTCAACGCCGTCGACCCGCGCTTCGTCATGCCGATCTTCGACGGTGCGTTCGCGGCCGGTGCGGACTACCTCGACATGGCGATGTCGCTGTCGCACCCGCACCCGTCCCACCCGTACGCCGAGACCGGGGTGATGCTCGGCGACGAGCAGTTCGCGGTGTCCGATGCGTGGTCCAGGGCCGGTCGGCTGGCGCTCTGCGGCATCGGCGTCGAACCCGGCCTGTCCGACGTGTTCGCCCGGTACGCCGCCGACGAGTTGTTCAGCGAGATCGACGAGATCGGCGTCCGGGACGGCGCGAACCTCACCGTCGACGGCTACGACTTCGCGCCCTCGTTCTCCATCTGGACCACCATCGAGGAGTGCCTCAACCCGCCGGTGGTCTGGGAGAAGGATCGGGGCTGGTATACAACCGAGCCGTTCTCCGAGCCGGAGGTCTTCCACTTCCCCGAGGGGATCGGGCCGGTCGAGTGCGTCAACGTCGAGCACGAGGAGGTGCTGCTCATCCCGCGCTGGGTCAAGGCCCGCCGGGTCACCTTCAAGTACGGCCTCGGCGACGAGTTCATCGAGGTGCTCAAGACGCTGCACAAACTCGGCCTGGACGCTGCTTCCCCGGTCCGGGTGCGCGGCGTCGAGGTGTCCCCGCGCGACGTGGTCGCGGCCTGTCTGCCCGACCCGGCCACCCTCGGCGAGCGGATGCGCGGCAAGACCTGCGCCGGCACCTGGGTGCGCGGTCTCGGCCCCGACGGGCAGCCCCGGGAGGTCTACCTGTACCACGTGGTCGACAACGAGTGGTCGATGCGGGAGTACGGCCACCAGGCGGTGGTCTGGCAGACCGCGGTCAACCCGATGGTCGCGTTGGAGCTGCTCGCCACCGGCGTCTGGTCCGGCGTCGGCGTGCTCGGCCCGGAGGCGCTGCCCCCGATGCCCTTCCTCGACCTGCTGACCGCCTACGGCTCGCCGTGGGGAATGGAGGAGCGATGA
- the speB gene encoding agmatinase, producing MSRYGAMYGPDVTFLGVDRCTLDDPASYADADVVIIGAPFDGGTSHRPGTRFGPSAIRQACYLAHDGSRPSLALRVDALRDLRVYDAGDVEMFSGDIERSLAALEAAVYAASSAGAIPVVLGGDHSIALPDATGVARQHGHGRVSLVHFDAHADTGEIEFGSLHGHGQPMRRLIESGAVRGDRFLQIGLRGYWPGPDMLSWMAEQRMRSYEMTELVARGLDTCLTEAFTIAVDECEGVFLSVDVDVVDPGMAPGTGTPEPGGLTSRQLLDAVRRVCYELPVVGVDVVEVAPPYDHADITAYLGNRVVLEALSAIARRRRDAAGGSPWNPNQPLLDAR from the coding sequence ATGAGCCGCTACGGGGCCATGTACGGGCCGGACGTCACCTTTCTCGGGGTGGACCGGTGCACGCTCGACGACCCCGCCTCGTACGCCGACGCCGACGTGGTGATCATCGGGGCGCCCTTCGACGGCGGCACCTCGCACCGGCCCGGCACCCGGTTCGGGCCGTCGGCGATCCGCCAGGCGTGCTACCTGGCCCACGACGGCTCCCGCCCATCGCTCGCGCTGCGCGTCGACGCGCTCCGCGACCTGCGGGTGTACGACGCCGGCGACGTCGAGATGTTCTCCGGCGACATCGAACGCTCGCTGGCCGCCCTGGAAGCAGCGGTCTACGCCGCGTCATCCGCCGGTGCCATCCCGGTGGTGCTCGGCGGGGACCACTCCATCGCGCTGCCCGACGCCACCGGCGTGGCCCGGCAGCACGGGCACGGCCGGGTGTCGCTGGTGCACTTCGACGCGCACGCCGACACCGGCGAAATCGAGTTCGGCTCGCTGCACGGGCACGGCCAGCCGATGCGCCGGCTCATCGAGTCCGGCGCGGTACGCGGAGACCGTTTCCTTCAGATCGGGCTGCGCGGCTACTGGCCGGGCCCGGACATGCTGTCCTGGATGGCTGAGCAGCGGATGCGGTCCTACGAGATGACCGAGCTGGTCGCCCGCGGACTCGACACGTGCCTCACCGAGGCGTTCACGATCGCCGTCGATGAGTGCGAGGGAGTGTTCCTCTCCGTCGACGTGGACGTGGTCGACCCCGGGATGGCACCCGGCACCGGCACCCCGGAACCAGGCGGCCTGACCTCCCGGCAGTTGCTCGACGCCGTCCGCCGGGTCTGTTACGAGCTGCCCGTGGTCGGGGTGGACGTGGTCGAGGTCGCCCCGCCGTACGACCACGCCGACATCACCGCGTACCTGGGGAACCGGGTGGTCCTGGAGGCGCTCTCGGCAATCGCCCGCCGCCGCCGCGATGCCGCCGGTGGTTCACCATGGAACCCGAACCAACCCCTACTCGACGCCCGCTGA
- a CDS encoding G5 domain-containing protein, which yields MVDEPTPTRTGTAAEEPQQPIVAAPAEPTDAAAAQDASPVAAPSDSAATPPASTPSSVAPSPVVRVTTVTERAVVRHGVRTVKDSSLAEGKRVVRTKGVDGVKTLTYQVTTTDGVQTGKTLVKSVVTKQPVTEVVAVGTKKPQANCDPNYSPCVPIASDVDCAGGSGDGPAYVSGTVKVTGNDIYRLDNDNDGYGCD from the coding sequence ATGGTCGACGAGCCGACCCCGACCCGGACCGGCACCGCCGCCGAGGAGCCGCAGCAGCCCATCGTGGCGGCGCCCGCCGAGCCGACCGACGCGGCCGCCGCGCAGGACGCGTCGCCGGTGGCGGCACCCTCCGACTCCGCCGCGACCCCGCCGGCCTCGACCCCGTCCAGCGTCGCGCCCTCGCCGGTCGTGCGGGTGACGACCGTGACGGAGCGAGCCGTGGTCAGACACGGTGTTCGCACCGTGAAGGACTCGTCCCTGGCCGAGGGCAAGCGGGTGGTCCGGACCAAGGGTGTGGACGGCGTGAAGACGCTGACCTACCAGGTGACCACCACGGACGGGGTGCAGACGGGCAAGACGCTGGTCAAGTCCGTCGTGACGAAGCAGCCGGTGACCGAGGTCGTCGCCGTCGGCACCAAGAAGCCGCAGGCGAATTGCGACCCGAACTACAGCCCCTGCGTCCCGATCGCCAGCGACGTCGACTGCGCGGGCGGAAGCGGGGACGGCCCCGCCTACGTCAGCGGAACCGTCAAGGTCACCGGCAACGACATCTACCGCCTGGACAACGACAACGACGGCTACGGCTGCGACTGA
- a CDS encoding DUF779 domain-containing protein, which yields MNLVSVTPAAADLIRSLRERHGPLMFHQSGGCCDGSAPMCYPAGEFRTGSSDVLLASLAVDGVSEPVEFWMSKSQWELWKHTRLTVDVVPGRGSGFSLEAPDGLRFLIRSHLAV from the coding sequence ATGAACCTCGTCTCCGTGACCCCCGCAGCGGCCGACCTGATCCGGTCGCTGCGGGAGCGGCACGGACCGCTGATGTTCCACCAGTCCGGCGGCTGCTGCGACGGCAGCGCCCCGATGTGCTACCCGGCGGGCGAGTTCCGCACCGGCTCGTCCGACGTGCTGCTCGCCTCGCTCGCGGTCGACGGAGTGTCCGAGCCGGTCGAGTTCTGGATGTCGAAGTCCCAATGGGAGCTGTGGAAGCACACCCGCCTGACCGTCGACGTGGTCCCCGGCCGAGGCAGTGGCTTCTCCCTGGAGGCCCCCGACGGCCTCCGCTTCCTCATCCGCTCCCACCTCGCCGTCTGA
- the adh gene encoding aldehyde dehydrogenase: protein MTRYDAPTHWQSRYDHFIGGEYVKPHGGDYFENPTPVTGQTFTEVARGTAPDVEKALDAAHGAADAWGRTSVAERALILNRIADRMQENLESLAIAESWENGKPIRETLAADIPLAIDHFRYFAGAIRAQEGSLGELDDDTVAYHFHEPLGVVGQIIPWNFPILMATWKLAPALAAGNAVVLKPAEQTPASIHYWLSLVADLLPPGVLNIVNGFGVEAGKPLASSSRVAKVAFTGETTTGRLIMQYASENIKPVTLELGGKSPNIFFDDVSASRDDFFDKALEGFTMFALNQGEVCTCPSRALIQQGHYSDFLAAAVERTQAIVAGHPLDTDTMIGAQASNDQLEKILSYLDIGRQEGAKVLTGGSRADLGGELSGGYYVEPTIFEGDNSMRIFQEEIFGPVVSVTSFADLDDAVKTANDTLYGLGAGVWTRDMNTAYRAGRAIQAGRVWTNCYHAYPAHAAFGGYKQSGIGRENHKMMLEHYQQTKNLLVSYSTQKLGFF from the coding sequence ATGACGCGCTACGACGCGCCCACCCACTGGCAGTCCCGGTACGACCACTTCATCGGCGGCGAATACGTCAAGCCGCACGGCGGCGACTACTTCGAGAACCCCACCCCGGTCACCGGGCAGACGTTCACCGAGGTGGCCCGAGGCACCGCCCCGGACGTGGAGAAGGCCCTGGACGCCGCGCACGGCGCGGCCGACGCCTGGGGCCGCACCTCGGTGGCCGAGCGGGCGTTGATCCTCAACCGGATCGCCGACCGGATGCAGGAGAACCTGGAATCGCTGGCCATCGCCGAGAGCTGGGAGAACGGCAAGCCGATCCGGGAGACGCTGGCGGCCGACATCCCGCTCGCCATCGACCACTTCCGCTACTTCGCCGGGGCCATCCGGGCCCAGGAGGGCTCGCTCGGCGAGCTCGACGACGACACCGTGGCGTACCACTTCCACGAGCCGCTCGGCGTGGTCGGGCAGATCATCCCGTGGAACTTCCCGATCCTGATGGCGACCTGGAAGCTGGCACCCGCGCTGGCCGCCGGCAACGCCGTGGTGCTCAAGCCGGCCGAGCAGACCCCGGCGTCCATCCACTACTGGCTGTCGCTGGTGGCGGACCTGCTGCCGCCGGGCGTGCTCAACATCGTCAACGGCTTCGGCGTGGAGGCCGGCAAGCCGCTGGCGTCCTCGTCCCGGGTGGCCAAGGTGGCGTTCACCGGCGAGACCACCACCGGGCGGCTGATCATGCAGTACGCCAGTGAGAACATCAAGCCGGTCACCCTGGAGTTGGGTGGCAAGAGCCCGAACATCTTCTTCGACGACGTCAGCGCGTCCCGCGACGACTTCTTCGACAAGGCGCTCGAAGGCTTCACCATGTTCGCGCTCAACCAGGGTGAGGTCTGCACCTGCCCGTCGCGGGCGCTGATCCAGCAGGGTCACTACAGCGACTTCCTCGCCGCAGCCGTCGAGCGCACGCAGGCGATCGTCGCCGGGCACCCGCTGGACACCGACACGATGATCGGGGCGCAGGCATCCAACGACCAGTTGGAGAAGATCCTGTCCTACCTGGACATCGGTCGGCAGGAGGGCGCCAAGGTGCTCACCGGCGGGTCCCGCGCGGACCTGGGCGGCGAGTTGTCCGGTGGGTACTACGTCGAGCCGACGATCTTCGAGGGCGACAACTCGATGCGGATCTTCCAGGAGGAGATCTTCGGTCCGGTGGTTTCGGTGACCTCCTTCGCCGACCTCGACGACGCCGTCAAGACCGCCAACGACACCCTGTACGGGCTGGGCGCGGGCGTCTGGACCCGGGACATGAACACCGCGTACCGGGCCGGGCGGGCCATCCAGGCCGGCCGGGTGTGGACCAACTGCTACCACGCGTACCCGGCGCACGCCGCCTTCGGCGGGTACAAGCAGTCCGGCATCGGCCGGGAAAACCACAAGATGATGCTGGAGCACTACCAGCAGACCAAGAACCTGCTGGTCAGCTACTCCACCCAGAAGCTCGGCTTCTTCTAA
- a CDS encoding GAF domain-containing protein gives MADPWLALEFGVDPAERIAQVGAAHEAFLTAGAAPHRVREVVRRSWERSARLDPEATPPVDLVDDALAAYRAAHPLARVLPLFRDLLGGIAQDGAHLMAVCDAYGRLLWVEGHPGVLRHAERMNFVPGARWDETHAGTNAPGTALAVDHSVQIFATEHFSRPVQRWTCAAAPIHDPVTGRLLGAVDITGGDHLANPHSLALVRATARAAEAQLAADRPVEPGVAIVTALGRDEAELRVDGRRLRLGRRHSELLVLLLHHPEGRTGEQLGLDLYGDDRLHPVTLRAELSRLRRVLGPELLDSRPYRLRGTVRADFTTVADRLEQGDPAGALDAYPGPLLPGSDAPGVTRLRRLIDGQLRAAVLAATDPALLAAWTATPAGADDLTAWQALARALPVGAPRRPLALARIDQLAGEYDLPRATWLQRS, from the coding sequence ATGGCTGACCCGTGGCTCGCCCTGGAGTTCGGCGTCGATCCGGCAGAGCGGATCGCGCAGGTCGGCGCCGCCCACGAGGCGTTCCTCACCGCCGGCGCCGCGCCGCACCGGGTGCGGGAGGTGGTGCGCCGCTCATGGGAACGCTCGGCGCGACTCGACCCGGAGGCCACCCCACCGGTCGACCTGGTCGACGACGCGCTGGCCGCCTACCGGGCCGCCCACCCGCTGGCCCGGGTGCTGCCACTCTTCCGGGACCTGCTCGGCGGCATCGCGCAGGACGGCGCGCACCTGATGGCGGTGTGCGACGCGTACGGGCGGCTGCTCTGGGTGGAGGGACATCCGGGGGTGCTCCGGCACGCCGAGCGGATGAACTTCGTGCCCGGCGCCCGGTGGGACGAGACGCACGCCGGGACCAACGCCCCCGGCACCGCGCTGGCCGTCGACCACAGCGTGCAGATCTTCGCCACCGAACACTTCAGCCGGCCGGTGCAGCGCTGGACCTGCGCCGCCGCGCCGATCCACGACCCGGTCACCGGGCGGCTGCTCGGCGCGGTCGACATCACCGGCGGCGACCACCTGGCCAACCCGCACAGCCTGGCGCTGGTCCGGGCCACCGCCCGGGCCGCCGAGGCACAGCTGGCCGCCGACCGTCCGGTGGAGCCCGGCGTCGCCATCGTGACCGCGCTCGGCCGGGACGAAGCGGAGCTGCGGGTCGACGGACGGCGCCTCCGGCTCGGCCGGCGGCACAGCGAGCTGCTGGTGCTGCTGCTCCACCATCCGGAGGGGCGCACCGGCGAACAGCTCGGCCTCGACCTGTACGGCGACGACCGGCTGCACCCGGTGACTCTGCGCGCTGAGCTGTCCCGGCTGCGCCGGGTGCTCGGCCCCGAACTGCTCGATTCGCGCCCGTACCGGCTGCGCGGCACCGTCCGGGCCGACTTCACCACCGTCGCCGACCGGCTGGAGCAGGGCGATCCGGCGGGCGCGCTCGACGCGTACCCCGGGCCGTTGCTGCCCGGCTCGGACGCACCGGGAGTGACCCGACTGCGCCGGCTGATCGACGGCCAGCTCCGCGCGGCCGTGCTGGCCGCCACGGACCCGGCGCTGCTCGCGGCCTGGACCGCGACGCCCGCCGGCGCCGACGACCTGACCGCCTGGCAGGCCCTTGCGCGGGCGTTGCCGGTGGGCGCGCCACGCCGGCCGCTCGCCCTCGCCCGCATCGACCAGCTCGCCGGGGAGTACGACCTACCGCGCGCAACGTGGCTGCAACGTTCCTGA
- the gabT gene encoding 4-aminobutyrate--2-oxoglutarate transaminase produces MTTSDELHKRRGAAVARGVSSVVPSYVDRASGGTITDVDGREWIDFAAGIAVTSVGNSAPKVVEAVRAQVERFTHTCFMVAPYESYVAVCEQLNALTPGGFEKRSALFNSGAEAVENAVKIARHATGRPAVVVFDHAYHGRTNLTMALTAKNMPYKHRFGPFAGEIYRVPMSYPLRDGGLSGADAAARAVEMIEKQVGAENVAALLIEPIQGEGGFVVPAPGFLPALRAWATAAGVVFVADEIQTGFCRTGDWFACQHEGVEPDLVTLAKGIAGGLPLAAVTGRAELMDAVHVGGLGGTYGGNPIACAAALATIETMHELDLAGAARRIEAVLTPRLRAIAERDPRIAEVRGRGAMLAVELVQPGTLIPDPVGTAAVSAACHAAGLLTLTCGTYGNVLRFLPPLVISDAHLTRGADILDAAFG; encoded by the coding sequence GTGACCACATCTGACGAGTTGCACAAGCGACGCGGCGCGGCGGTCGCCCGGGGCGTCAGCAGTGTCGTGCCGTCCTACGTGGACAGAGCCTCCGGCGGAACGATCACCGACGTCGACGGCCGGGAGTGGATCGACTTCGCCGCCGGCATCGCGGTGACCAGCGTCGGCAACTCCGCACCGAAGGTCGTCGAGGCGGTACGGGCGCAGGTCGAGCGGTTCACCCACACCTGCTTCATGGTCGCACCGTACGAGTCGTACGTGGCGGTGTGCGAGCAGCTCAACGCGCTGACGCCGGGCGGGTTCGAGAAGCGCTCGGCGCTGTTCAACTCCGGCGCCGAGGCGGTGGAGAACGCCGTGAAGATCGCCCGGCACGCCACCGGCCGACCGGCGGTGGTGGTCTTCGACCACGCGTACCACGGCCGCACGAACCTGACCATGGCGTTGACCGCGAAGAACATGCCGTACAAGCACCGGTTCGGGCCGTTCGCCGGGGAGATCTACCGGGTGCCGATGTCGTACCCGCTGCGCGACGGCGGGCTGTCCGGCGCGGATGCGGCGGCCCGGGCGGTCGAGATGATCGAGAAGCAGGTCGGCGCGGAGAACGTCGCCGCACTGCTGATCGAGCCGATCCAGGGTGAGGGCGGTTTCGTGGTGCCCGCGCCCGGTTTCCTGCCGGCGCTACGGGCCTGGGCCACGGCGGCCGGGGTGGTCTTCGTGGCCGACGAGATCCAGACCGGCTTCTGCCGCACCGGGGACTGGTTCGCCTGCCAGCACGAGGGCGTCGAACCCGACCTGGTCACCCTGGCCAAGGGCATCGCCGGCGGCCTGCCGCTGGCGGCGGTCACCGGTCGGGCCGAGCTGATGGACGCCGTGCACGTCGGCGGGCTCGGCGGCACCTACGGCGGCAACCCGATCGCCTGTGCCGCCGCGCTGGCCACCATCGAGACCATGCACGAGCTGGACCTGGCCGGCGCGGCCCGCCGGATCGAGGCGGTGCTGACCCCCCGGCTACGGGCCATCGCCGAGCGGGACCCCCGGATCGCCGAGGTACGCGGGCGGGGCGCGATGCTCGCCGTGGAACTGGTGCAGCCCGGCACGCTCATCCCCGACCCGGTCGGCACGGCGGCGGTCTCGGCCGCCTGTCACGCCGCCGGCCTGCTCACCCTGACCTGCGGCACGTACGGCAACGTGCTGCGCTTCCTGCCACCGCTGGTGATCTCCGACGCGCACCTCACCCGGGGCGCCGACATCCTCGACGCCGCCTTCGGCTGA
- a CDS encoding gamma-aminobutyraldehyde dehydrogenase gives MSDQQQLRNFVNGSYVEPADGGYADLIDPCTGEVFAQAPVSGAADVDAAMTAAATAFESWREVTPAERQRAMLKLADAVEARAAELVDAEVRNTGKPRQLTAEEELPPAVDQFRFFAGAARLLEGRSAGEYLAGHTSYVRREPIGVCAQVTPWNYPLMMAVWKIAPALAAGNTVVLKPSDTTPVSTLLLAEIAAEFFPPGVFNVVCGDRDTGRTLVSHPTPQLVSITGSTRAGMEVAGAAAPDLKRTHLELGGKAPVVIFDDADVAAAAEAIAMGGYFNAGQDCTAATRVLAGPGIHDDFVAALAEQARNTKTGAPDDADVLYGPLNNANQLARVSGFVDRLPDHAAIQSGGSRQGERGYFYAPTVVSGLRQADEIIQDEVFGPVITVQRFSDEDEAVRWANGVDYGLSASVWTKDHGRAMRMTRRLDFGCVWVNTHIPFVSEMPHGGFKHSGHGKDLSVYSLEDYTRIKHVMHNIEG, from the coding sequence ATGAGTGACCAGCAGCAGCTGCGCAACTTCGTCAACGGCTCCTACGTCGAACCGGCCGACGGTGGCTACGCCGACCTGATCGACCCCTGCACCGGTGAGGTGTTCGCCCAGGCCCCGGTCTCCGGCGCCGCCGACGTGGACGCGGCCATGACCGCCGCCGCCACCGCGTTCGAGAGCTGGCGGGAGGTCACCCCGGCCGAGCGGCAGAGGGCCATGCTCAAGCTCGCCGACGCGGTGGAGGCCCGCGCAGCCGAGTTGGTCGACGCCGAGGTCCGCAACACCGGCAAGCCGCGCCAGCTCACCGCCGAGGAGGAGCTGCCGCCGGCGGTGGACCAGTTCCGCTTCTTCGCCGGCGCCGCCCGGCTGCTGGAGGGGCGGTCCGCCGGGGAGTACCTGGCAGGGCACACCTCGTACGTGCGGCGCGAGCCGATCGGCGTCTGCGCCCAGGTCACCCCGTGGAACTACCCGCTCATGATGGCCGTCTGGAAGATCGCCCCGGCGCTCGCCGCCGGCAACACGGTGGTGCTCAAGCCGTCGGACACCACACCGGTGTCGACGCTGCTGCTCGCGGAGATCGCCGCTGAGTTCTTCCCGCCGGGCGTGTTCAACGTGGTCTGCGGCGACCGGGACACCGGTCGTACCCTCGTCTCGCACCCGACCCCGCAGCTGGTCTCGATCACCGGCTCGACCCGCGCGGGCATGGAGGTCGCCGGCGCGGCGGCCCCCGACCTGAAGCGGACCCACCTGGAGCTGGGCGGCAAGGCCCCGGTGGTGATCTTCGATGACGCGGACGTGGCGGCGGCAGCCGAGGCCATCGCGATGGGCGGCTACTTCAACGCCGGGCAGGACTGCACGGCCGCCACCCGCGTGCTGGCCGGTCCGGGGATCCACGACGACTTCGTGGCGGCGCTCGCCGAGCAGGCCCGCAACACAAAGACCGGCGCCCCGGACGACGCCGATGTGCTCTACGGCCCGCTGAACAACGCCAACCAGCTCGCCCGGGTCAGCGGTTTCGTCGACCGGCTGCCGGACCACGCAGCGATCCAGAGCGGCGGGTCCCGGCAGGGCGAGCGCGGCTACTTCTACGCGCCGACCGTGGTCTCCGGGCTGCGCCAGGCCGACGAGATCATCCAGGACGAGGTGTTCGGGCCGGTCATCACCGTGCAGCGCTTCTCCGACGAGGACGAGGCGGTGCGCTGGGCCAACGGCGTCGACTACGGCCTGTCCGCCTCGGTCTGGACGAAGGACCACGGGCGGGCGATGCGGATGACCCGGCGGCTGGACTTCGGCTGCGTCTGGGTGAACACGCACATCCCGTTCGTCTCCGAGATGCCGCACGGCGGCTTCAAGCACTCCGGGCACGGCAAGGACCTGTCGGTCTACAGCCTGGAGGACTACACCCGGATCAAGCACGTCATGCACAACATCGAAGGCTGA
- a CDS encoding aldehyde dehydrogenase family protein, which yields MESAAFFVASRPAHGEGELTVHHPYDGRLVGRTTLATADQVEAAVAAAAGVAAQAAALPAHARAAALDHVSRRLAERAEEVAALITAENGKPVKWARAEVGRAVSTFRWAAEEARRFSGELQRLDTDPAASGRIALVRRVPKGPVLGIAPFNFPLNLVAHKVAPAIAVGAPIIVKPAPATPLSALLLGELLAETELPAGMFSVLPLPNSRAAELVTDPRLPVVSFTGSGPVGAAIRRQVPEKHVTLELGGNAAAVICADWTSDEDLAFAAQRIATFANYQAGQSCIAVQRVYVHHALFADFLPRLVAAVRALRTGDPSSELTDVGPMVSEDAARRVETWVAEAVAAGATVEVGGARDGATYPPTVLTGVPADAKVVAEEVFGPVLVVAPVTDDQAAFTAVNDSAYGLQAGVFTRRLDVAFAAARSLEVGGLIVGDVPSYRADQMPYGGVKGSGVGREGLRSAMDDYTEPRVMVLTGLAL from the coding sequence GTGGAGTCCGCAGCCTTCTTCGTCGCCTCCCGCCCCGCCCACGGCGAGGGGGAGCTGACCGTCCACCACCCGTACGACGGTCGCCTGGTGGGGCGTACCACGCTGGCCACCGCCGACCAGGTCGAGGCCGCCGTCGCCGCGGCGGCCGGAGTGGCCGCGCAGGCCGCGGCCCTGCCCGCGCACGCCCGCGCGGCGGCCCTGGACCACGTGTCCCGGCGGCTCGCCGAACGCGCCGAGGAGGTCGCGGCGCTGATCACCGCCGAGAACGGCAAGCCGGTGAAATGGGCCCGAGCCGAGGTCGGACGGGCGGTGTCCACCTTCCGGTGGGCCGCAGAGGAGGCCCGACGCTTCTCCGGGGAACTGCAACGACTCGACACCGACCCGGCCGCCAGCGGGCGGATCGCGCTGGTCCGGCGGGTGCCGAAGGGGCCGGTGCTGGGCATCGCGCCGTTCAACTTCCCGCTCAACCTGGTCGCGCACAAGGTGGCACCGGCCATCGCGGTCGGCGCGCCGATCATCGTCAAGCCGGCCCCGGCGACCCCGCTGTCCGCGCTGCTGCTGGGCGAGTTGCTGGCCGAGACCGAGCTGCCCGCCGGGATGTTCTCGGTCCTGCCGCTGCCGAACTCCCGTGCCGCCGAACTGGTCACCGACCCCCGGCTGCCGGTGGTGTCGTTCACCGGATCCGGGCCGGTCGGCGCGGCCATCCGTCGCCAGGTGCCGGAGAAGCACGTGACGCTGGAGCTGGGCGGCAACGCGGCGGCGGTGATCTGCGCGGACTGGACGTCGGACGAGGACCTGGCCTTCGCCGCGCAGCGCATCGCCACGTTCGCCAACTACCAGGCCGGCCAGTCGTGCATCGCCGTCCAGCGGGTGTACGTGCACCACGCGCTCTTCGCCGACTTCCTGCCCCGGCTGGTGGCGGCGGTGCGTGCACTGCGCACCGGTGACCCCTCCTCGGAGCTGACGGACGTGGGGCCGATGGTGTCCGAGGACGCGGCCCGCCGGGTCGAGACGTGGGTGGCCGAGGCGGTCGCGGCCGGCGCCACCGTCGAGGTGGGCGGGGCCCGTGACGGCGCCACCTACCCGCCGACCGTGCTGACCGGCGTGCCGGCGGACGCCAAGGTCGTCGCCGAGGAGGTGTTCGGGCCGGTGCTGGTGGTCGCCCCGGTCACCGACGACCAGGCCGCGTTCACCGCGGTCAACGATTCGGCGTACGGGTTGCAGGCGGGCGTGTTCACCCGGCGGCTGGACGTGGCCTTCGCCGCCGCGCGGTCCCTGGAGGTGGGCGGGCTGATCGTCGGCGACGTGCCGTCGTACCGGGCCGACCAGATGCCGTACGGCGGGGTCAAGGGCAGCGGCGTCGGCCGGGAAGGACTGCGCAGCGCGATGGACGACTACACCGAGCCGCGGGTCATGGTGCTGACTGGATTGGCGCTCTAG